Part of the Prosthecobacter debontii genome is shown below.
CGGGGATGTGGCTGAGCCGAGACCCGGCAGGATTTGTGGATGGCCCCAACTTGTATGCCTACGTGAAGCAGAACCCTTGGACGGCTTGGGACCCGGAGGGGTTATTGGCATTCCAAACTCACAATCCACATGCGGCGTGGAATCCGGAGATTAAAAAAATCACTGAAAGCCGTGATTACCAACAAAGCTATTGGAACACTGCGCAAGCAGGCGCGCTGGCATTTTTGATCGCACCTGTTGTTGTAGCAGCAGCTTATGCTGGCCCTGTGGTCGTGGCAAAGGAGGTGGGTGACGAAGCTTTTGATCAAGCATTTGAACATGTGACAGGCTTTCCGGCACCTCCCACAAGTATCACAGATTTAGGTCAGAAGCTTCTCAAGGAAGGAGGGGAAAAAATCACCAAGGATGTTGGTGGGCAGTCCGTGAAAAGGCTCAAAGAGCAGGCTGATAAGCTGGCTAAAAAGCTTGAAGATCGCAAACAGAACGCTCTAAGGCAGTCAGATCCTAACACAAATCCACGTCAACGAGGCCGTGATAACGAAAGGAAAGTTTTGGAAGATCGCGGTGATCAGAAGAATACGGAAACATTTTCGACCTCTCACGGTGACACTATTCCTGACTTTAATAATGCGACACAAATGGGAGATGTTAAAGATGTTAAAACACTCTCGAATACTGCGCAGATGAAAGCGCAGCGTGAAGCCGCCGCAGCTCAAGGCAAAGAACATGTTGTGGTGACAGGTGACAAGACCAACATTACAACTCCTATGCTTCAGAGTGGATCGAAATTCGAACGTCGTTCAGATATTGGCCCCAAATAAGAACTATATGACATTACCAACGCCCAAAGAAGAATGCGAGAAGCTTATGAGGGAGGTACTTCCTTTCGCGAAGCGCATGCTACACGAGCACGGGGAGTTTTTCCCCTATGGAGGAACTCTGAGCGCAGATGGTTTGATTGCCCATGTTGGCGCATCAGAAGAGGGAAATGACAGGCCCAAGTCAAAAACTTTGATTGCTTTTTTGAAAAGCCAGTTCAAGGGTTCGGCACTGAGAGGCGAGATCATTGCGAGTGCAGTAGTTTTTGATGTGCTGATTAAATCTCCAGCAAGTGGTGACAAAGTTGATGCAATTCAGATTAATCTTGACCATATGTCTGGGTACACAGCGGAGGTAATGTTCCCGTATCAATTTGTCGAAGGTACAGTGAGCTATTCCCCTCCTTTTGCGCAGAAGGGGGCGAGGGAAATCTTTCCTGTAAACAGTGAACAATGACAACCTCGAGTTTTGATGTTGTAGACGCTGGAACCCTATCGTATCGCTTGCTCTAGCGTGTGTTCTACTGAACAGTAATGACCCGTAGCAGCCACCTCATCCATGCCAGCTTCCCAAAAATAAAGCTCCGCAGCAAGCTTCTTGGTGCAGAGCTCATGAGCTTGTCACCTTACCGTCCGAACGCGTCAGTGCACGGTCCCGCCACCCTCCAGCACTGGTCCAGAGCAACTGTTAGGGGGATTTTGGTTCAGGATTTTGGTTCAGGATCTTGCACCTAGGCCCTTGCACACGAAATCAGTTAGACACGCGACCTACCCAGCTATGTCGAAGATCAACTTGTGCTGGTGATTTGGGGCGTCAAGGCTTGCCTTGTGGATCTTCGTTTTGTCGAAGTTGATAAGACCCTTTGTTCTGGGTTTTGATGCCGAAGTCGCTGACGAACCCTGACGTATGGTTTGCTCTGGAATGCGGGTTTTAAAAACCTAACAAAATGTATGTAGTCTAATTTTATCTGACTGGCGGGGGATAACCAACCCACGCTGGAAACGACCATCGACGAGGTGGTGGAGATGCTGACGGAGGACGAAGAAGCCTCGGCTTTGATCGAATGGGGGGCGTGGTCCTGGGTCGATTAGCACCTCGGCTCAGGTGCGGACTTATCTCAATGCCCACGAGACGATCGGGGCACGGATCACCGTCAATGGGGGAGGTGCAAATGTGCTGCGGGCTCGCCATGTCATGGCGTTCCATGACGGTGGAGCTAATCCGCAAGTGACCACGACGGCCTCGGATTTGGTAGCGCTTTTGGGTGCGGATGCGGCGGCGCAAGAACTGGTGGAGGTGACGGGCGCGGGCAGCACCCCGCTGCAGCCGCTGCCTCGCACGGCGTTGACGGGTGTGAAGGACAAACCGCCGATCACCAGCACGCTCAGTGACGTGGTCGCAGCGATCCAGGCACATCCACAGGCTTCCGCCCTGCTGACAGCCA
Proteins encoded:
- a CDS encoding RHS repeat domain-containing protein, encoding GMWLSRDPAGFVDGPNLYAYVKQNPWTAWDPEGLLAFQTHNPHAAWNPEIKKITESRDYQQSYWNTAQAGALAFLIAPVVVAAAYAGPVVVAKEVGDEAFDQAFEHVTGFPAPPTSITDLGQKLLKEGGEKITKDVGGQSVKRLKEQADKLAKKLEDRKQNALRQSDPNTNPRQRGRDNERKVLEDRGDQKNTETFSTSHGDTIPDFNNATQMGDVKDVKTLSNTAQMKAQREAAAAQGKEHVVVTGDKTNITTPMLQSGSKFERRSDIGPK